A DNA window from Chlamydia buteonis contains the following coding sequences:
- a CDS encoding thioredoxin domain-containing protein, which translates to MSQPLYTNRLITEKSPYLLLYAHTPVNWYPWCSEAFDLAMKEDKPIFLSIGCAHSRWCQVMLQESFKNPEIAAILNEHFINIKVDKEELPHVANLYFDLAQMLSISEEHQSSPSWPLNVFLTPDLLPFFSANYLAAEGKLGLPSFSQTIERLNLMWENPEERDVLVRQAHKILEIASFIERCARKEILEEGILRKTVEAIYHDIDPHYGGVKAFPKTPPALLSQFLLRYGVEYQDNRSLFFVDRSLQMMAKGGIFDHLGGGFYCYTIDDKWLIPCFEKRLIDNSFLLLDYLDAWVCMKKPEYRSIAKQTLHYILSELYNPEVGAFYTSEHGERWGDTEGGYATWSGEEIREVLGENAEIFCEYYGISREGFCNGRNILHIPSHIDIEEIADKYGCTIEEFHEIIDRLKEKLFIHRNKKARPFKDDQSLAFQNGWMVYTLAYAGRILGDFSYIGIAKKCGEFICKNLCKHSILLRRWRDGDAKYSGGLEDYAGVILGAIALYETGCGAQWLLLAEDLMKEVIVSFRSESGGFYTTDGRDSALLLKQENLSDGEAISGNALVCQALIKLHMLTEKKHYLTYAEDILQIAQARWHTHKFSSLGNLMAAQAYFSRNHQKILISLANDHDCEAILSCLAGLFLPHISIVWMREKERESLEEILPEYEHCLIPKEGQTSTVICLLESGVGRKFSNIEEFRTYMNSK; encoded by the coding sequence ATGTCGCAGCCTCTATATACTAACAGACTTATTACTGAAAAATCACCGTATTTGCTTCTTTATGCTCATACACCGGTAAACTGGTATCCTTGGTGTAGCGAGGCTTTTGACCTGGCTATGAAAGAGGATAAGCCAATTTTCCTTTCTATTGGTTGTGCACACTCTCGATGGTGTCAGGTTATGCTTCAGGAAAGCTTCAAAAATCCTGAAATTGCTGCAATACTCAACGAGCATTTTATTAATATTAAGGTAGATAAAGAAGAATTGCCTCATGTGGCGAATCTTTATTTTGATCTTGCACAAATGCTTTCGATATCAGAAGAGCATCAGAGTTCTCCTTCTTGGCCACTAAATGTATTTTTAACTCCAGATCTTCTGCCTTTTTTCTCCGCAAATTATTTGGCGGCAGAAGGGAAATTAGGGCTACCGTCGTTTTCACAGACGATAGAGAGGCTGAATTTGATGTGGGAGAATCCTGAGGAAAGAGATGTGCTTGTTCGTCAAGCTCATAAGATTCTTGAGATTGCTTCATTTATAGAGAGATGCGCAAGAAAAGAAATATTAGAAGAAGGTATCCTCCGAAAAACAGTAGAGGCAATATATCACGATATTGATCCCCATTATGGAGGAGTAAAAGCGTTTCCAAAAACCCCACCGGCTTTGTTGAGCCAGTTTCTCTTGCGTTATGGTGTAGAGTATCAAGATAATAGAAGTTTATTTTTTGTAGATCGTTCTTTGCAAATGATGGCAAAAGGAGGGATTTTCGATCATTTGGGTGGGGGATTTTATTGCTATACCATTGATGATAAATGGTTAATTCCATGTTTTGAAAAACGTCTGATCGATAACTCTTTCTTGTTATTAGATTATTTGGATGCTTGGGTATGTATGAAAAAACCTGAGTATCGTTCTATAGCTAAGCAAACGCTCCATTATATTCTTTCTGAACTCTATAATCCTGAGGTGGGAGCATTCTATACTTCAGAACATGGAGAACGTTGGGGGGATACTGAGGGAGGATACGCCACTTGGTCCGGAGAGGAAATCCGCGAAGTGCTTGGAGAAAATGCCGAGATCTTTTGTGAATACTATGGGATTTCTAGAGAGGGGTTTTGTAATGGAAGAAACATTCTTCATATTCCTTCTCATATTGATATCGAAGAGATTGCGGATAAGTATGGTTGCACAATAGAAGAATTCCATGAGATTATCGATAGGCTTAAAGAAAAATTGTTCATACATAGAAATAAGAAAGCACGGCCTTTCAAAGATGACCAATCTCTTGCCTTTCAAAATGGTTGGATGGTCTACACACTAGCGTATGCAGGGAGAATCCTCGGTGATTTTTCTTACATCGGTATTGCTAAAAAGTGTGGCGAGTTTATTTGTAAAAATTTATGCAAGCATTCCATTTTATTGCGTAGGTGGCGAGATGGCGACGCAAAATACTCAGGAGGATTGGAAGACTACGCCGGGGTGATTTTAGGAGCCATAGCTCTTTATGAAACTGGTTGTGGAGCTCAGTGGTTATTGTTAGCTGAAGATCTTATGAAAGAGGTAATTGTATCCTTCCGTTCGGAAAGTGGGGGATTTTACACCACGGATGGTAGAGACTCTGCATTACTGTTAAAACAGGAAAACCTCTCTGATGGTGAAGCCATTTCGGGAAATGCTCTTGTTTGCCAAGCTTTAATCAAATTGCATATGCTTACAGAAAAAAAACATTACCTTACCTATGCGGAAGATATCCTACAGATTGCGCAAGCTCGATGGCATACCCATAAGTTTTCTTCTTTAGGGAATCTCATGGCCGCACAAGCATATTTTTCACGTAATCATCAAAAAATCCTTATTTCTTTAGCCAATGATCATGATTGTGAGGCAATTTTATCCTGCTTAGCAGGATTGTTTCTTCCTCATATCTCTATTGTTTGGATGCGGGAAAAAGAGCGTGAATCATTAGAAGAGATTCTTCCTGAATATGAACACTGTCTGATCCCTAAGGAAGGGCAAACATCTACAGTTATTTGCTTATTAGAGTCGGGGGTAGGGAGGAAATTCTCCAACATTGAAGAGTTTCGCACCTATATGAATTCAAAATAA